The genomic DNA CGGCCGAGGTGGCCGAGAAGGAGCCGATCGGCATCATCTTCAGCGGAGGGCCCGACTCGGTCCACGCCGAGGGCGCGATCGCCATCGATCCCGAGGTCTACGGACTCGGCGTGCCGATCCTGGGCATCTGCTACGGCGCCCAGTTGATCGCCCAGCAGAACGGCGGTCTCGTCGACCGCACCGACCGCGGTGAGTATGGCCGCACCACGCTCACGCTCGACGGCGACGGCGGCATTCTGCTCGGCGGCACCCCGGCCACGCAGCCGGTGTGGATGAGTCACTTCGATGCGATCGTCAAACCGCCGACGGGCGTCACCGCCACGGCGTCCACGCCCGACGCGGCCGTCGCCGCGTTCGAAGACGCCGATCGCAAGCTCTACGGCGTGCAGTTCCACCCCGAGGTGATGCACACCGCCCACGGCCAACACGTCATCGAGCAGTTTCTTCGTCACGGGTGCGCGACCAAGGGCACCTGGACCATGGCGTCCATCATCGACACCGCCGTCGAGCAGATCCGCGAACAGGTCGGCGATCGGCGGGCGATGTGTGCGTTGAGCGGTGGCGTCGATTCCGCGGTCGCCGCCGCGGTGGTCCACAAGGCCATCGGTGATCAGCTCACCTGTGTCTTCGTCGACACCGGCCTGATGCGGCTCAACGAGGGCGCCCAGGTCGTCGAGACATTCGAGCGCAACTACGGGCTCGAGCTGATCCACGTCGACGCCGCCGATCGTTTCTTCGCCGCGCTGGCCGGCATCACCGAGCCCGAGGCGAAGCGCAAGGCGATCGGGGAGCTGTTCATCCGGGTGTTCGAGAACGCGAAGGCCCAGGTGAAGGGGGCCGACTTCCTCGTCCAGGGCACCTTGTACCCCGACGTCATCGAATCGGGCAGCGAGCACGCCTCCACTATCAAGAGCCACCACAACGTCGGCGGCCTCCCCGACGACATCGACTTCGAGCTGATCGAGCCGCTGCGCAGCCTGTTCAAGGACGAGGTCCGCCAGGTCGGGCGCGAGCTCGGTCTGCCCGACGAGATCGTCGAGCGCCAGCCCTTCCCCGGCCCCGGTCTCGGCGTGAGGATCATCGGTGAGGTCACGCCCGACAAGGTGGCCACGCTGCAACACGCCGACGCGATCGTGCGCGAAGAACTCAAGATCGCCGGCCTCGAACGCGAGATCTGGCAGTCGTTCGCAGTACTGCCCGACATCCGCAGTGTCGGTGTGATGGGCGACGAACGCACCTACGGCTACCCGATCATCATCCGCGCCGTCACCAGCGAGGACGCAATGACCGCCGACTGGGCCCGTATTCCCTACGATGTGCTCGAGACCATGAGCAGTCGGGTGATCAACGAGGTGCCCGGCGTCAATCGTGTGGCCTACGACATCACGTCGAAGCCGCCCGGCACCATTGAATGGGAATAGAGAGTGGGAATAGCGAGTGGGAGTAGTGGGGCCGGAGACGTGAGAGAAGGGACGGCCCTCTCGCCGGTGGACGCGTACCAGCGGGCCGCTGCGGTCTTCGGCGAGACCATCGCGGCGCTGGCCGACCACGAGTGGGAGGCGCAGACCGGCGATGACTGGACGGTCGTCACGACCGTCGCGTGGGTCGTCGTCGGCGACTCCCACATCGCCACCGCGGTCGCCGGCGAACCCCTGCGGTCGGTGGGCGAGTTCGACGCGGCGGTCCTCGGCACTGCGCCAGTGGCCGCGTGGCGGGGCACCGCGGTCGCCGCCATCGCCGCGTTGCGCGAGCCCGGCGCGATCGACCGGGTGGTGGCGCATCCCGACGGATCGCTGGCCGTCGCCGATCTCGTCGGTCAACGGGTGAGCGAGAACCTGGTGCGGGCGTGGGACATCGGCAAGGCGCTCGGCGCCCCGGTCGAGATTCCCGCCGATCTCGCCGAATGGTGTCTCGACTTCTGGATGAGCCACGCCGACGCGGTGATCGGCGGCGGGGTGTTGCCCGAAACCCCTATCGAACCCCCCGTCGACGCCGACGCCGTCACCCGCCTGCTCGCCCTCACCGGCCGTACCGCCTGACATCCACGAACCGGGTTCGGGCGCGAGAGGGCCGTCAGGTGCCGGTGAGGCGTTCGACGACGGGAGCCATCGTCTCCAGGGCGTCGGCGCTCCACGTGACGTAGGAGATGCCCCAGCGGTCGCGCCAACGCCGGATGTCGTCGCACATCTCGTCGACGGTGCCCACCAGGACATGGGGCATCTCGGCGGCCTCGGTCGGGGTGAGGGCGAAGCCCGGCGCCATCGATTCGATGAGGGCGGCCCGATCGTCGCTCGGCAGTACGAAGTGAATGCGGGTCTGGAGCTCGAGCGAGTCGAACCGTGCGCCGGCAGCGTCGCGAATGGCGGCGACCTTCTCGTCGGTGCGGGTCGGTGACCCCGATGCCCCGGCCGCGGCATCGATCGTGCCGGACGCCAGCGAGAGGTTGATGCCGACGATGTCGGCTTCTCGCCCGGCGAGGCCGAGCACCTTCGGCCCGCCACCGGCGATCATCAGCGGCGGGTGGGGGCGCTGTACCGGCGCAGGCAGACCGTCGAGTCCGACGACCGAGTAGTGCGTGCCGGTGTGGGAGAACTCCCCGTCGGCGAAGCAGCGCTTCATCACCGTGATCGATTCGGCCAGCCGCTCGATCCTGATTCCGGGCCCGTGGAGAGGGAAGCCGGCCTTCTCGTAGTCGGTGACCTTCCAGCCGGCGCCGATGCCCCACTCGAGGCGGCCTCGTGACAACACATCGAGCGTGGCCAGTTCCTTGGCCAGCACCACGGGATTGCGGAAGTCGTTGGCCAGCACGAGGGTGGCCAGGCGGATGGTCTCGGTGGCCATCGCCGCGGCGGTCAGCGAGATCAGCGGCGCGCAGCCGTCGTCGAGATGGTCACTGATCGCGAGGGTGTCGTAGCCGGCGGCTTCCGCCCGCCGGGCGAGGGCGACGACGTCGTGGGGGTCGGTCAGGGCGCCGGCGGACACGCCGAAGCGCAGTGGATGCGTCATGGTCCGGCCACGCTAGTGCGACCGATGTCACCCGGTTCCGACCGTTCGAGAACCGTTTACTCCGTGTTCATCTCGTTGGGGTTTGCGGGTCACGCCCCGTCCGTAGCTTTCACTCCTGGCAAACAGGCGTACAAGTGGTACGTCGATCCATACCTGGAGGAATTCTTCCGTGACTATTTCGAAGCGCGTGGCTTGGCTGCTCGCAATTCTCCTGTCGTTCTCGCTGGTCGCCGCGGCCTGCGGCGACGATGACGACACCGACACCAGCGCCGAGGACACCGACACCGGTTCCGAGGACACCGGCGACACAGCCGATGAGGACACCGACACCGGCTCCGAGGACACCGGCGACATGGCCGATGAGGACACCGGTGACATGGCCGACCTGTCCGGTGAGATCTTCATCTCCGGCTCCTCGACCGTCGAGCCCATCTCCGTTCGCGTGCAGGAGATGTTCAACGACATCTATCCCGACGTGAACATCGCGGTCGACGGTCCCGGCACCGGCGACGGTTTCGCGTTGTTCTGCGACGGCGAAACCGACATCTCCGATGCCTCGCGAGCCATCAAGGAAGAGGAAGCGGCCACCTGTGAAGCGAACGGCATCAACTATGTCGAGCTGCAGGTCGGCATCGACGGCCTGGCCGTCATGACCAACGCGGCCAATGACGCCGTCGAGTGTGTCTCGTTCGCCGACCTCTACGCCCTCACCGGTCCGGAGTCGACGGGGTTCGCCTCGTGGTCCGATGCCAACGAGCTCTCGGCCGAACTC from Acidimicrobiales bacterium includes the following:
- the guaA gene encoding glutamine-hydrolyzing GMP synthase; this encodes MNDVPANRVAPVGDEKVLVVDFGAQYAQLIARRVREANVYSEIVAPTITAAEVAEKEPIGIIFSGGPDSVHAEGAIAIDPEVYGLGVPILGICYGAQLIAQQNGGLVDRTDRGEYGRTTLTLDGDGGILLGGTPATQPVWMSHFDAIVKPPTGVTATASTPDAAVAAFEDADRKLYGVQFHPEVMHTAHGQHVIEQFLRHGCATKGTWTMASIIDTAVEQIREQVGDRRAMCALSGGVDSAVAAAVVHKAIGDQLTCVFVDTGLMRLNEGAQVVETFERNYGLELIHVDAADRFFAALAGITEPEAKRKAIGELFIRVFENAKAQVKGADFLVQGTLYPDVIESGSEHASTIKSHHNVGGLPDDIDFELIEPLRSLFKDEVRQVGRELGLPDEIVERQPFPGPGLGVRIIGEVTPDKVATLQHADAIVREELKIAGLEREIWQSFAVLPDIRSVGVMGDERTYGYPIIIRAVTSEDAMTADWARIPYDVLETMSSRVINEVPGVNRVAYDITSKPPGTIEWE
- a CDS encoding substrate-binding domain-containing protein — encoded protein: MTISKRVAWLLAILLSFSLVAAACGDDDDTDTSAEDTDTGSEDTGDTADEDTDTGSEDTGDMADEDTGDMADLSGEIFISGSSTVEPISVRVQEMFNDIYPDVNIAVDGPGTGDGFALFCDGETDISDASRAIKEEEAATCEANGINYVELQVGIDGLAVMTNAANDAVECVSFADLYALTGPESTGFASWSDANELSAELGGDGALPDAPLDIFGPGEESGTYDTFVEFVVDEFNEDRGQESETRPDYNPSGDDNVIVSGITGSDTSLGWVGFAFADSASDVRLLEVDNGESGCVAPTAETIASGEYPLSRPLFIYVNADKAAESDALTAYVDFYMADGLDTAVAEVDYVALSDDAKAETRANWAG
- a CDS encoding TIGR03621 family F420-dependent LLM class oxidoreductase — encoded protein: MTHPLRFGVSAGALTDPHDVVALARRAEAAGYDTLAISDHLDDGCAPLISLTAAAMATETIRLATLVLANDFRNPVVLAKELATLDVLSRGRLEWGIGAGWKVTDYEKAGFPLHGPGIRIERLAESITVMKRCFADGEFSHTGTHYSVVGLDGLPAPVQRPHPPLMIAGGGPKVLGLAGREADIVGINLSLASGTIDAAAGASGSPTRTDEKVAAIRDAAGARFDSLELQTRIHFVLPSDDRAALIESMAPGFALTPTEAAEMPHVLVGTVDEMCDDIRRWRDRWGISYVTWSADALETMAPVVERLTGT